The DNA segment ATTTAGTCGTCGTAGGTTTACCGCTCAATATGGATGGCACAGAGCAGGAAATGACCCACAGGGCGAGAAAGTTTGCCAACCGACTGAACGCTAAGTTTGGGGTTAAAATTGTCACTCAAGATGAAAGACTGACCACCACAGATGCAAAAGCTCGGCTATTTGAACTCGGCGGCTTTAAAGCCCTCACCAAAGGTCAAGTCGATGCAGTGTCAGCCGTATTGATTGTCGAAAGCTATTTTGAAAATCATTTCGGTGAATAATAATTCATAAAAACAAAAGGATAGCCTAAGCTATCCTTTTTTATTTCTGCACTTATAAACCTTACAGGTAAGGTTTAACCAAGTTCGCCATCATGCTGATATGGTCATCATTATCGTTCAGTGCCGGAATGTAACGGAACTTCTCCCCGCCAGCATTCGCAAAGATATGGCCATTCTCACCCACGATCTCTTCTAAGGTCTCTAAGCAATCGGCGCTAAACGCTGGGCACACAATCGCCACGTCACGTACACCTTGGCTTGGCAACGCCTGCATGGTTGCATCCGTATAAGGTTGTAACCATTTAGCCTTACCAAAGCGAGATTGGAAAGTCATCACAAACTCATCCGCTGTAAGCCCTAATTGCTCGGCCACCAGACGGGTGGTCTTCATGCAAAAGCAATAATAAGGATCGCCTAAGTGCAGATTACGCTCCGGCATACCATGGTAAGAAAGCACTAACTTTTGCGGCTTACCCTGTTGCTCAAAGTCGGCACGAATTGAGTTTACCAATGCGGTAATAAAGTCAGGGTTATCATGATACGTGTGAATAAAATGCAGCGATGGTAGATAGCGCCACTGGGTTAATTCCCTTGCAATAGCATCGAAGGCCGAGCCAGTTGTCGGCGC comes from the Shewanella seohaensis genome and includes:
- the ruvX gene encoding Holliday junction resolvase RuvX; translated protein: MNAKTVLGFDFGTKSIGVAIGQQITASATPLLSLKAVDGIPNWDEIGKLIKEWQPDLVVVGLPLNMDGTEQEMTHRARKFANRLNAKFGVKIVTQDERLTTTDAKARLFELGGFKALTKGQVDAVSAVLIVESYFENHFGE
- the hemH gene encoding ferrochelatase; this encodes MGHAKRGKVGVLLLNLGTPDAPTASAVRRYLAEFLSDPRVVEIPKLLWMLILHGIVLRVRPAKSAALYQKVWTDAGSPLMDISLRQTAKLSEKLTADGHQVSVHLAMRYGNPSVASTLQTMHQQGIDKLVVLPLYPQYAAPTTGSAFDAIARELTQWRYLPSLHFIHTYHDNPDFITALVNSIRADFEQQGKPQKLVLSYHGMPERNLHLGDPYYCFCMKTTRLVAEQLGLTADEFVMTFQSRFGKAKWLQPYTDATMQALPSQGVRDVAIVCPAFSADCLETLEEIVGENGHIFANAGGEKFRYIPALNDNDDHISMMANLVKPYL